A stretch of the Clostridiales bacterium genome encodes the following:
- a CDS encoding MATE family efflux transporter, with the protein MRTRRSVTMDMTEGAPLLLLAKFALPLLIGNIFQQAYNMADSMIVGQLLGANALAAVGATGSISFLFFSIFNGISGGCGIITARYFGAREHDMVQRAIANSAYIMIGASLLTGGLAFSMVPTVLGWMGTPQEILPDSITYMRMTSASVPLIAIYNYSSSMQRALGDSRTPLIFLVVSCLLNVCLDLLFVGSLGLGVFGAALATMVSQLLAGFGSLLYAFRRNPYFRLGREMLKPDRKIISSSVKLGLPLALQWSLIAISTTALQRVVNTFGPVAVAAYTATNRLEQLVQQPFGSLSMALSTYCGQNMGAGKTGRIRSGFRDSALASAALAGVMLLMMRFFGGNLVNMFVSETEVIDLGRAALRTTSWFYVFLGLIYATRGVLNGVGDAFFAFINGIVEIAGRVGLPLLLINFTSAGVMSIWLTAGITWMLAGISCFARYISWRKKQAAFRAERGDETAES; encoded by the coding sequence ATGAGGACGCGCAGATCCGTTACCATGGACATGACCGAGGGAGCACCGCTGCTGCTCCTGGCCAAATTTGCGCTGCCCCTCCTGATCGGCAATATATTCCAACAGGCATACAATATGGCGGACTCGATGATCGTCGGCCAGCTGCTGGGCGCGAATGCCCTGGCGGCGGTGGGCGCAACGGGTTCGATTTCTTTTTTGTTCTTCTCGATTTTCAACGGAATCAGCGGGGGCTGCGGGATCATCACTGCCCGGTACTTCGGAGCCCGGGAACACGACATGGTACAGCGGGCGATCGCGAACTCCGCGTATATCATGATCGGCGCTTCGCTGCTGACCGGGGGACTCGCGTTTTCCATGGTGCCGACGGTGCTCGGCTGGATGGGAACACCGCAGGAGATCCTGCCGGATTCCATCACCTATATGCGGATGACCTCCGCGTCGGTCCCGCTGATCGCGATCTACAACTACTCGTCTTCCATGCAGCGGGCGCTGGGCGACAGCCGGACGCCGCTGATCTTCCTGGTGGTTTCCTGCCTGCTGAACGTATGCCTGGACCTGCTGTTTGTGGGCAGCCTGGGCCTGGGCGTATTCGGCGCGGCGCTTGCGACGATGGTTTCCCAGCTGCTGGCCGGGTTCGGCTCGCTGTTGTACGCGTTCCGCCGGAATCCCTATTTCCGGCTGGGCCGCGAGATGCTGAAGCCGGACCGGAAGATCATCAGCAGTTCGGTGAAACTGGGCCTGCCGCTGGCGCTGCAGTGGAGCCTGATCGCGATTTCCACCACGGCGCTGCAGCGCGTGGTGAACACCTTCGGGCCGGTGGCCGTGGCGGCATATACCGCGACCAACCGGCTGGAACAGCTGGTGCAGCAGCCCTTCGGGTCGCTGAGCATGGCGCTGAGCACCTACTGCGGGCAGAACATGGGCGCCGGGAAAACCGGGCGGATCCGCAGCGGCTTCCGCGACAGCGCGCTGGCCAGCGCGGCACTGGCCGGGGTTATGCTGCTGATGATGCGGTTCTTCGGCGGAAACCTGGTGAACATGTTTGTGAGCGAGACAGAGGTGATCGACCTCGGGCGCGCAGCCCTGCGGACGACCAGCTGGTTCTATGTTTTCCTGGGGCTGATCTACGCCACGCGCGGCGTGCTGAACGGCGTCGGGGACGCATTCTTCGCGTTTATCAACGGCATCGTGGAGATTGCCGGACGCGTGGGGCTTCCGCTGCTGCTGATCAATTTCACATCGGCCGGCGTGATGTCCATCTGGCTGACCGCGGGGATCACGTGGATGTTGGCGGGCATCAGCTGCTTCGCCCGGTATATTTCCTGGCGGAAAAAACAGGCCGCGTTCCGTGCGGAACGCGGCGATGAAACAGCCGAAAGCTGA
- the msrA gene encoding peptide-methionine (S)-S-oxide reductase MsrA codes for MKTIYLAGGCFWGVQRFFDQFDGVVRTETGYANGPEQAPTYQDVCADSGHAETVRIDYDESRITLEELLDDYFMVIDPTSVNKQGHDEGIQYRTGIYWTEESQVPVIEAHMKKEQEKAGQPLAVETGKLVNFFPAEEYHQKYLEKNPGGYCHIPLGLLNLKK; via the coding sequence ATGAAGACGATTTACCTGGCCGGGGGATGCTTCTGGGGCGTCCAGCGTTTTTTTGACCAGTTTGACGGAGTGGTCCGGACGGAGACCGGGTACGCGAACGGCCCGGAGCAGGCACCGACCTACCAGGACGTATGCGCGGACAGCGGCCACGCGGAAACCGTGCGGATTGACTATGACGAAAGCCGGATCACCCTGGAGGAACTGCTGGATGACTATTTTATGGTGATTGACCCGACATCCGTGAACAAACAGGGCCATGATGAGGGTATCCAGTACCGCACCGGGATTTACTGGACGGAGGAAAGCCAGGTGCCGGTGATTGAGGCGCACATGAAAAAGGAACAGGAAAAGGCCGGGCAGCCGCTGGCGGTGGAGACCGGAAAGCTGGTGAACTTCTTCCCGGCGGAGGAGTACCACCAGAAGTACCTGGAGAAAAACCCGGGCGGATACTGCCATATCCCGCTGGGCCTGCTGAATCTGAAGAAGTAA
- a CDS encoding AAA family ATPase — translation MEESPRRQSITRIVITGGPCAGKTTAMSWIQNAFTQKGYLVLFVDETATQLSNGGAPWRLTRNNREYQYRVTQLMLAKEEVFTGIARTFDAEKVLIVCDRGALDNRAYMTAEEFRYVLDKLNTSEVELRDHYDAVFHLVTAAKGAEEFYTHANNAARYETPEEAVKSDDALIAAWTGHPHLRVIDNRYDFDEKMLALIREISAFLGEPKPLETRRKYLIGYPDLQMLESRPNCERVEIMQAYLRSDIPGEVIRIRQRGTDGSYVYFKTRKREIEGGKRIELEERLTRREFQDLMQQADPDYRIIRKERYCLSENGLYYNIDIYPQWKDQALMEIELYSIDEKVCFPEGIRVIREVSGEKEFTNPAIARKPR, via the coding sequence ATGGAAGAATCACCCCGCAGGCAGTCCATCACCCGGATCGTCATCACCGGCGGTCCCTGTGCCGGAAAAACGACCGCCATGAGCTGGATCCAGAACGCGTTTACCCAGAAGGGCTACCTGGTCCTTTTTGTGGATGAAACCGCCACCCAGCTGAGCAACGGCGGTGCGCCGTGGCGGCTGACCCGCAACAACCGGGAATACCAGTACCGGGTCACCCAGCTGATGCTGGCCAAGGAAGAGGTTTTCACCGGAATTGCCCGGACCTTTGATGCGGAAAAAGTCCTGATCGTCTGTGACCGCGGTGCCCTGGACAACCGTGCCTATATGACCGCGGAGGAATTCCGCTATGTGCTGGATAAGCTGAACACCAGCGAAGTGGAGCTCCGGGACCACTACGACGCGGTCTTCCATCTCGTTACCGCCGCCAAAGGCGCGGAAGAATTCTATACCCACGCGAACAACGCCGCCCGCTATGAAACCCCGGAGGAAGCCGTCAAATCCGATGACGCCCTGATCGCCGCGTGGACCGGGCATCCCCATCTCCGGGTCATTGACAACCGGTATGATTTTGATGAAAAGATGCTGGCCCTGATCCGGGAGATTTCCGCTTTCCTGGGAGAACCGAAGCCGCTGGAAACCCGGCGGAAATATCTCATCGGATATCCGGATCTGCAGATGCTCGAAAGCCGTCCCAACTGCGAGCGGGTGGAGATCATGCAGGCCTACCTGCGGAGCGATATTCCGGGCGAAGTCATCCGAATCCGCCAGCGCGGCACGGACGGCAGCTATGTGTATTTCAAAACCCGCAAGCGGGAAATCGAGGGCGGGAAACGGATTGAGCTGGAAGAGCGCCTGACCCGTCGGGAATTCCAGGACCTGATGCAGCAGGCCGATCCGGATTACCGGATCATCCGCAAGGAGCGTTACTGCCTCAGCGAGAACGGCCTTTATTACAACATCGATATTTACCCCCAGTGGAAGGACCAGGCGCTGATGGAAATTGAACTGTACAGCATCGATGAGAAGGTCTGCTTCCCGGAGGGCATCCGCGTCATCCGTGAGGTTTCCGGGGAGAAGGAGTTTACCAACCCCGCGATTGCCCGGAAACCGCGCTGA
- a CDS encoding alpha-hydroxy-acid oxidizing protein, with translation MFSDPAGNSVAIARQYMDSLLVESRVAGAVRPDTVFSFLGETFRTPIMTAALSHIDLAGMAEGARQAGACVSIGMGGNEEFAGVLATGAKVIKIIKPYADAEAIRSRIAFAEENGALAVGMDIEHAVNTDDAEDSVVVGLQMKQPTLEELGAYIRSTRLPFLVKGVLSAHDAVVCRDLGAAGAILSHHNGLLKYAVPPVMLLPEIRKAVGPDFLLIADGGIESGFDAFKALARGADAVTMGKALMGPLKEKGAAGVRETLEKATVQLQAMMIRTGTPDLAHMDPSVIWEPVPYRHG, from the coding sequence ATGTTCAGCGATCCCGCAGGAAACTCCGTCGCCATCGCAAGGCAGTACATGGATTCCCTCCTGGTGGAAAGCCGCGTTGCCGGCGCTGTCCGCCCGGATACCGTTTTCTCCTTCCTGGGAGAAACATTCCGCACACCGATCATGACCGCCGCGCTCAGCCACATCGACCTGGCCGGCATGGCAGAGGGTGCGCGGCAGGCCGGCGCCTGTGTCAGCATCGGCATGGGCGGCAATGAGGAATTTGCCGGCGTGCTGGCCACCGGCGCGAAGGTCATCAAGATCATCAAGCCCTACGCGGATGCGGAGGCCATCCGGAGCCGGATCGCCTTTGCGGAGGAAAACGGTGCGCTGGCGGTCGGCATGGATATCGAGCACGCCGTCAATACGGATGACGCGGAGGATTCCGTGGTGGTCGGCCTGCAGATGAAGCAGCCCACTCTGGAGGAGCTTGGCGCATACATCCGTTCCACCCGGCTGCCTTTCCTGGTCAAGGGTGTGCTCAGCGCGCACGATGCGGTCGTCTGCCGCGATCTCGGCGCCGCGGGCGCCATTCTCAGCCACCACAACGGGCTGCTGAAATACGCGGTTCCGCCCGTCATGCTGCTGCCGGAAATCCGCAAAGCTGTCGGCCCGGACTTCCTGCTCATCGCCGACGGCGGAATCGAATCCGGCTTTGACGCGTTCAAGGCGCTGGCCCGCGGGGCGGACGCCGTCACCATGGGCAAGGCGCTGATGGGTCCCCTGAAGGAGAAGGGGGCTGCCGGTGTCCGCGAGACACTGGAAAAAGCCACTGTCCAGCTTCAGGCCATGATGATCCGTACCGGTACGCCAGACCTTGCCCACATGGACCCGTCGGTCATCTGGGAGCCCGTCCCGTACCGCCATGGCTGA
- the guaA gene encoding glutamine-hydrolyzing GMP synthase has translation MQRETVLILDFGGQYTQLIARRVRECHVYSEVVPWNLPLADILARSPKGIILSGGPSSVRDEDAPRIDPALYDAGIPVMGICYGMQLTADLLGGRVEKAKEREYGRITVRKKENTALFGGMKPTSGCWMSHTWQVCACPPGFEIVAETDNCAIAAMVNEEKKICCVQFHPEVTHTEDGSMLIRNFLFRYCGCSGDWTMNAFAETAIQQIRDAVGENGTVLLALSGGVDSSVVAALIYRAIGSRLTCVFVDHGLLRKGESDQVVHVFSHLFPVRFVRADASERFFRDLKGITEPEEKRHIIGRDFIEVFKEEAQKLGKLDYFAQGTIYPDVIESGQGTNAAVIKSHHNVGGLPKELGFTELIEPLRMLFKDEVRVLGEALGLPRELVWRQPFPGPGLAIRIIGEVTPEKAEIVRESDAIFREEIAAAGLDRHVNQYFTVLTGIQSVGVMGDERTYDYTIALRAVTTDDFMTADWARLPYDLIARISSRIVNEVPHASRVVLDVTTKPPASIEWE, from the coding sequence ATGCAGAGGGAAACCGTTCTGATCCTGGACTTCGGCGGCCAGTATACCCAGCTGATTGCCCGCCGCGTCCGCGAATGCCACGTCTATTCGGAAGTCGTCCCGTGGAACCTTCCGCTGGCAGATATCCTGGCCCGCAGTCCGAAGGGCATCATCCTCTCCGGCGGTCCGTCCAGCGTCCGGGACGAAGACGCGCCCCGGATCGATCCCGCGCTGTATGACGCCGGCATCCCGGTCATGGGAATCTGCTACGGCATGCAGCTCACCGCCGACCTGCTCGGCGGCCGTGTGGAAAAGGCAAAGGAGCGGGAATACGGCCGGATCACCGTCCGGAAAAAGGAAAACACCGCCCTCTTCGGCGGAATGAAGCCGACCTCCGGCTGCTGGATGAGCCATACCTGGCAGGTCTGCGCCTGCCCGCCCGGCTTTGAAATCGTCGCGGAAACGGACAACTGCGCCATCGCCGCAATGGTCAATGAGGAAAAGAAAATCTGCTGCGTCCAGTTTCACCCGGAAGTCACCCATACCGAGGACGGCAGCATGCTGATCCGCAACTTCCTGTTCCGCTACTGCGGCTGCTCCGGTGACTGGACGATGAACGCCTTTGCCGAAACCGCCATTCAGCAGATCCGGGATGCGGTCGGTGAAAACGGCACTGTGCTGCTGGCGCTGTCCGGCGGCGTGGATTCCTCCGTTGTGGCCGCCCTGATCTACCGGGCCATCGGAAGCCGCCTTACCTGTGTGTTTGTCGACCACGGCCTGCTCCGCAAGGGCGAGAGCGACCAGGTCGTTCATGTATTCAGCCACCTGTTCCCGGTCCGCTTCGTCCGGGCGGACGCGTCCGAGCGGTTCTTCCGCGACCTGAAGGGCATCACCGAGCCGGAAGAAAAACGGCATATCATCGGCCGGGATTTCATTGAGGTCTTCAAGGAAGAAGCCCAGAAGCTCGGAAAGCTGGACTACTTCGCCCAGGGCACCATCTATCCGGATGTGATCGAGAGCGGCCAGGGCACCAACGCAGCCGTCATCAAGAGCCACCACAATGTGGGCGGCCTGCCGAAGGAGCTGGGCTTCACCGAGCTCATTGAGCCCCTCCGCATGCTCTTCAAGGATGAGGTCCGCGTCCTGGGCGAGGCCCTCGGCCTCCCGCGGGAACTGGTCTGGCGCCAGCCCTTCCCCGGTCCCGGCCTGGCCATCCGCATCATCGGGGAAGTCACCCCGGAAAAGGCGGAGATCGTCCGGGAGAGCGACGCAATCTTCCGGGAGGAGATTGCCGCCGCCGGCCTGGACCGCCATGTCAACCAGTACTTCACCGTGCTCACCGGCATCCAGAGCGTCGGCGTCATGGGCGATGAACGCACCTATGACTACACCATCGCCCTGCGCGCCGTCACCACGGACGACTTCATGACCGCCGACTGGGCCCGCCTCCCCTATGACCTCATCGCACGGATCTCTTCCCGCATCGTCAATGAGGTTCCGCATGCAAGCAGAGTGGTATTGGACGTTACGACTAAGCCTCCGGCAAGTATCGAGTGGGAGTGA
- a CDS encoding helix-turn-helix transcriptional regulator, whose translation METRIAENIRAYRKQRGLTQEQLAEVLRVSVGAVYKWESRSSLPELRLIMEMADFFDVSVDTLLGYQMKDNRLEAMVDRLWKATGTKDYDTLSEAEKAIQKYPHSFDVVWAGAFLYYTFGAETKKEAWIRRAIELLERTLLLLPQCTDPRLNESILYGRIADMYVILGETDKALELLKSHNAGGQYDDTIGFILVSECKKPEEAGVYLERAFLRSVSSLIRSVMGYVLLLDARGDDVSGKEMIRWAVPTLEGLKKTQEPCFLDRYNAVLLAALAGFQIKSGEKEEAVRSLRQACALARSFDAAPNYEMNRIKFISRVEAAHDSLGETAMEALENALQYLDPELRDCWKEVSGHEE comes from the coding sequence ATGGAAACCAGGATCGCGGAAAACATCCGGGCATACCGGAAACAGCGGGGGCTGACACAGGAACAGTTGGCGGAGGTACTGAGGGTATCCGTCGGCGCGGTGTATAAGTGGGAATCCAGATCCTCCCTGCCCGAACTGCGGCTGATTATGGAGATGGCGGATTTCTTTGACGTTTCCGTGGACACGCTGCTGGGATACCAGATGAAGGACAACCGGCTGGAAGCGATGGTGGACCGCCTGTGGAAGGCCACCGGTACCAAGGATTATGATACCCTTTCAGAAGCGGAAAAGGCAATTCAGAAGTATCCCCATTCCTTTGACGTTGTGTGGGCCGGAGCCTTTCTTTATTACACGTTCGGTGCAGAAACCAAAAAAGAAGCATGGATCCGCCGCGCAATCGAACTACTGGAAAGAACGCTCCTCCTGCTGCCCCAGTGTACCGATCCCCGGCTGAATGAATCCATCCTTTATGGCCGGATCGCAGATATGTATGTCATTCTGGGTGAAACGGACAAAGCGCTGGAGCTGCTGAAAAGCCACAACGCGGGGGGACAGTATGACGATACCATCGGCTTCATCCTGGTTTCAGAATGCAAAAAGCCGGAAGAAGCGGGCGTCTATCTGGAAAGGGCTTTCCTGCGGTCCGTTTCTTCGCTGATCCGAAGTGTCATGGGATACGTACTGCTGCTGGATGCGCGCGGAGATGACGTCTCCGGAAAAGAGATGATCCGCTGGGCGGTTCCCACGCTGGAAGGGCTGAAAAAGACGCAGGAACCCTGTTTCCTGGACCGATACAACGCTGTTCTGCTGGCCGCCCTGGCCGGATTCCAGATAAAGTCAGGGGAAAAGGAGGAAGCGGTCCGCTCCCTCCGGCAGGCCTGTGCCCTGGCCCGCTCCTTTGACGCCGCACCGAATTATGAAATGAACCGGATCAAATTTATCAGCAGGGTGGAAGCCGCCCACGATTCCCTCGGTGAAACAGCGATGGAAGCATTGGAAAACGCCCTTCAGTATCTGGATCCGGAACTGCGGGACTGCTGGAAAGAGGTGTCCGGACATGAAGAATAA
- a CDS encoding ABC transporter ATP-binding protein has protein sequence MKNKSLFHQLKEQFFQHNRFSFSMAASVSLLMGFGGVVVSWILKSLIDTASGTAGAISLRENLMIVAAYLVFMILFSMLDYIFKPAFIRKAMTQYKDFAFRKLTEKSISSFRDESTAAYLSALTNDATSVEANYLSSLMGMFTKLVMFCGSVALMLLYSPILTAVAVGVTILPLAASLLAGRRMEAAEKRVSGQNMEFTAALTDCLNGFSVVKSFRAEKEIFRLFAGYNRALENEKLSKRRIQAFIGMIGALAGMGAQFGVFVAGAYLALTGQGMTAGTIIMFVNLMNFMIQPASDLPGLLAGRKAALGLIRKLADELEKNSEATGTEEIHRLSREIRLEDVSFRYDAEKEVLHSLDAAFRAGGAYAVVGASGSGKSTLLNLLMSPGLEYTGSILLDGKELRSIRAESLYELISVIQQNVFVFNASIRDNVTMFRDFPEEVLDDVIRRAHLDSLIAERGENTLCGENGKGFSGGEKQRISIARSLLKKSSILLADEATAALDAQTAWQVSNDILDLVGITRIVVTHSLEEALLRRYDGILVLKDGQVTESGTFEELMERKGYFHALFTVAQ, from the coding sequence ATGAAGAATAAGTCTCTGTTTCATCAGCTGAAAGAACAGTTTTTTCAGCATAACCGGTTTTCCTTCTCCATGGCGGCCAGTGTCTCCCTGCTGATGGGTTTCGGCGGGGTCGTCGTCTCGTGGATCCTGAAATCCCTGATTGATACCGCTTCCGGAACGGCCGGGGCGATATCCCTGCGGGAAAACCTGATGATCGTCGCCGCGTACCTGGTTTTCATGATTCTTTTCAGCATGCTGGATTACATATTTAAACCGGCTTTCATCCGGAAAGCCATGACGCAGTATAAGGATTTTGCCTTCCGGAAGCTGACGGAAAAAAGCATTTCCTCCTTCCGGGATGAAAGCACCGCGGCCTATCTGTCCGCCCTGACCAACGACGCCACCAGCGTGGAAGCAAATTACCTGTCCAGCCTGATGGGCATGTTCACAAAGCTGGTGATGTTTTGCGGATCGGTTGCCCTGATGCTGCTGTACTCGCCCATCCTGACCGCGGTAGCGGTCGGCGTGACGATCCTTCCCCTGGCCGCGTCCCTGCTGGCGGGCCGCAGGATGGAAGCGGCGGAAAAGCGGGTTTCCGGACAGAACATGGAATTCACAGCGGCTCTGACGGACTGCCTCAATGGATTCTCCGTCGTGAAGAGTTTCCGGGCGGAGAAAGAGATTTTCCGGCTTTTTGCCGGATATAACCGGGCGCTGGAAAACGAAAAGCTCAGCAAGCGGCGAATCCAGGCATTCATTGGAATGATCGGCGCACTGGCCGGGATGGGCGCGCAGTTTGGCGTTTTTGTTGCGGGCGCTTACCTTGCCCTGACCGGACAGGGAATGACAGCCGGTACCATCATCATGTTTGTGAACCTGATGAATTTCATGATTCAGCCTGCGTCCGACCTGCCGGGGCTGCTGGCCGGCCGGAAAGCAGCGCTGGGGCTGATCCGTAAGCTGGCGGATGAACTGGAAAAAAACTCGGAAGCCACGGGGACAGAGGAAATCCACAGGCTCTCCCGGGAAATCCGCCTGGAAGATGTCTCCTTCCGTTATGATGCGGAGAAAGAAGTGCTTCACAGCCTGGATGCAGCCTTCAGGGCGGGCGGCGCTTATGCGGTTGTCGGGGCCAGCGGCAGCGGGAAATCCACGCTGCTGAACCTGCTGATGTCCCCGGGTCTGGAATATACGGGAAGTATTCTGCTGGACGGAAAAGAACTTCGGAGTATCCGGGCTGAATCTCTCTATGAACTGATCTCGGTAATCCAGCAGAATGTATTTGTGTTCAACGCATCCATCCGGGATAATGTGACCATGTTCCGTGATTTCCCGGAGGAAGTCCTGGACGATGTCATCCGGCGCGCACACCTGGACAGCCTCATTGCGGAGCGTGGCGAAAACACGCTGTGCGGAGAAAACGGAAAGGGGTTCAGCGGCGGTGAAAAGCAGCGGATTTCCATTGCCCGGAGCCTGCTGAAAAAATCCTCCATCCTGCTGGCGGATGAAGCAACAGCAGCGCTGGACGCACAGACGGCCTGGCAGGTCTCCAATGACATCCTGGACCTGGTGGGGATCACCCGGATCGTGGTCACTCATTCGCTGGAGGAAGCCCTTCTGCGGCGGTATGACGGCATTCTGGTACTGAAAGACGGGCAGGTCACAGAATCCGGAACCTTCGAAGAGCTGATGGAAAGGAAAGGGTATTTCCACGCGCTCTTTACCGTGGCGCAATAA
- a CDS encoding TetR/AcrR family transcriptional regulator: protein MDTKSRILDEALSLFSEKGYANVFVSEIAERVGIKAPSLYKHFESKQAIFDALIREMNNKFLKQAGMLHIQGNDAARDAAIYKKLSEEQLIRLGTDLFMYFLHDDYTRKFRKMLTMAAYHDRELSEAYMKHYVDDPLSYQGLLLGLMVQEGVLHTDNAEIMTLHFYAPIYMLLTACDRDPSREKGAVEILEKHIRQFNRLYGRKADQQ from the coding sequence ATGGATACGAAGAGCAGGATCCTGGATGAGGCGCTGTCGCTTTTCTCTGAAAAGGGCTATGCCAATGTCTTTGTCAGTGAAATCGCTGAACGGGTCGGAATCAAAGCCCCGTCCCTGTATAAGCACTTTGAAAGCAAACAGGCCATATTTGACGCGCTCATCCGGGAAATGAACAATAAATTCCTGAAGCAGGCCGGTATGCTGCACATCCAGGGGAATGACGCCGCCCGGGACGCGGCGATCTATAAAAAACTTTCCGAAGAACAGCTGATCCGTCTCGGAACAGATCTGTTCATGTATTTTCTCCATGATGACTATACCCGGAAATTCCGGAAGATGCTTACGATGGCGGCGTATCACGACAGGGAGCTGTCGGAAGCATATATGAAGCATTATGTGGACGATCCCCTGTCCTACCAGGGCCTGCTCCTCGGCCTGATGGTCCAGGAAGGTGTGCTTCATACAGACAATGCGGAGATCATGACGCTGCACTTTTATGCGCCGATCTATATGCTGCTTACAGCCTGCGACCGGGATCCTTCCCGGGAAAAGGGAGCCGTTGAAATCCTGGAAAAACATATCCGCCAGTTCAACCGGCTGTACGGGCGGAAGGCGGATCAGCAGTAA
- a CDS encoding NAD(P)H-dependent oxidoreductase, giving the protein MKIVMIHGQNHKGSTYHIGRMVAGKIGPEETPVEFFLPRDLNHFCTGCYACVEDVTKCPFYEEKNRIMREVESADILIFTTPTYCLRESAPMKSFLDLTFNYWMSHRPRKCMFSKKAIVISTAAGSGAKKAVRSVANALFYWGIPRVWTCGICVQAMNWDGIRDRKKQKIEKAASRIAAKVLRNDHVKAGLRTKALFMLMRMMQKANLGSGEADRSYWESNGWLAKERPWRN; this is encoded by the coding sequence ATGAAAATCGTCATGATTCATGGCCAGAACCATAAAGGAAGCACTTATCATATCGGCCGGATGGTTGCCGGAAAAATAGGCCCGGAGGAAACCCCTGTGGAGTTTTTCCTTCCCCGGGATCTGAATCATTTCTGCACCGGGTGTTACGCCTGCGTGGAAGATGTAACAAAATGCCCGTTTTATGAAGAAAAGAACCGGATTATGCGCGAGGTTGAATCCGCGGATATCCTGATCTTCACAACCCCCACCTACTGCCTGCGGGAATCGGCGCCCATGAAAAGTTTCCTGGACCTTACCTTCAATTACTGGATGTCCCACAGGCCGCGAAAATGCATGTTCAGCAAAAAGGCAATCGTCATATCAACCGCCGCGGGAAGCGGAGCGAAGAAGGCGGTCCGGTCTGTGGCGAACGCTTTGTTTTACTGGGGGATTCCGCGCGTATGGACCTGTGGAATCTGCGTCCAGGCGATGAACTGGGACGGCATCAGGGACCGGAAAAAGCAGAAGATCGAAAAAGCCGCCTCCCGGATCGCCGCGAAGGTATTACGGAATGATCATGTAAAAGCAGGCCTGCGGACAAAGGCGCTTTTCATGCTGATGCGGATGATGCAGAAAGCGAACCTCGGCTCCGGTGAGGCGGACAGGTCTTACTGGGAAAGCAATGGCTGGCTGGCCAAAGAGAGACCCTGGAGAAACTGA